The sequence below is a genomic window from Ipomoea triloba cultivar NCNSP0323 chromosome 2, ASM357664v1.
AATAACATTatgattataaaatataaattattccATTCCCTCGAAATCTCAAAATTTATGTCTAATCTCCCTCTCTTTTCGCTTCATGCCTCAATCTGTAATAGACTAGGAAATCTGACTCCAAAACCGTGTTTTTGGAGCTAAATACTGGCAGAAATGGAGGAAATTGCAGAGAACATAAAATCCATACTGATTGAGATGGATAAACAGAGGCTTTCATTGGGTTCCAAAATCTGGTATGACAAGAACCATACTTACAAGCTAAAAAGAAACATACATACATCATATATACATGCAGACAAATGCTCTAAACTAATTCCCTAGAGCATCAGTGGCTCTTCATCCTCCACCATGGGCGAGCTGTGATATCAGTGACTGGGCTCAGAACGACACCGTTGGGATTTCTCAGCAAACAGCTCTTTCATTCCCCGAATCTTCACAATGAACTCGAACAATGCCATTATTCTCCCTTACTCTGAAGCCCTCAAAGGTCTGCAAACTTGATACACAGTAGTTGCACAGCTTTTGCACAAGAGGTTTGGGATAGAGGAGACCCCGGGAGGTTATTGGAGAGTAAAGAACCTGTTCTGCAGATCATTCCGTTTGTTGAAGTTCAACTCCATGTCGTTTTGGGCCTTTTTCTTCACTGATTCAAGAACCTCGACTGCCCTTTCTGCTGTTCGTTTACTCTGTTCAGCACGCTCAAGCTGTCTTTTGGCCTCCTCGTAGCTGCGCTCTGCAATCACAAGCTCGGCTTTTCTCTGTGTCAAGTCCTTCCGGGCTGCTTTACTAACAAGTGCGGTGTTTCTGATTACACTTGCTAGCTGGCCATCATCCTCGGTTGAAATATCATCGAGAATCTGCTTCAGCCACGAGACCTCGAGATGAGCAGCAGCGGCAGTGTCCGAGACTTCAGTCCTCATCTGTCCAACCATCGAAACAATGGTTCCCCAATCATTAGTTCTCAGTTCTCTGATGACATCACAGATTACCTCAAAGACTGAGGCCCTAAACCCCCGCGATGGGTAGGGACAGTTGGCAGCGATATCACCATGCTTTTCGAAAATCTCCTCCAATATAGGAGCAGCACTGGCTTTCACTTGATAGCCTTTAACATTCACCTTTTCGCTATCAAGGACTGGGAATCTAGGGGTTGCCTTCTTTGTTCGTCTCCTTTTGTTTTTCGGCTTTTCACCTTCTTCCCCTACAGGTAATTCAGCAGCAGCGTTCCGAACCTGTGAAAGAAGATTATGAACATTAAATTACACAAATCAATTTGTGAATGAAAATCGCATAAGTTCTTTTAAAGAACAGTTGTAAATTGACTGCTTTTATGATACTGTGAATAAAAATTCAAGTCAAGTTAAGAAGCAATCAGGATTAAACGCGAATTGCTTTCAGCTGCTGAAACTGTTCTAAGAAGCAGAATTTAGATACACATTAGGAGGATTAACGCGGGCGACAAAAGGGAAAGCATACGCATACCCTTTGATGTGTTGGTTTTATTCTGATGACTTTCCGCTTCTCAACTTCTTGTTTCACAACAGGTAATTCAACAGAAGCATCCTGTGCCTGTATTGAAATGTTAGTAGCGGTGCTTAAAGATCATCTCGCACATTAAATTACTGAAACCAATTTGTGAATGATAATCATATCTAAGAATCAGATTTTAGATACACAATAGTGACAGGAAAATTGTACCCTTTCAGATGTTGATGGTGCTGAATTGCTTCTGGAAACCTTGCGCTGTTCAACTTCTGGTTTCACTACAGGTAATTCAGCACCATCCCGAGCCTGTACATTGAAATGTCACTACCAGTGCTATTGTGGAAATCAATTTGTGAATGAAGATTATGTAAATTCTCTTTACAACAGCAAATATTGCATCCTTAACAGTACCTAAAGATATATGTACTCGAACTTTAGGGAGAAAAATCACAGGATTCCCAAAACGAGACCACATAAATCATATCAACTCTCAACTGTAGCTTCACAGTTACAACTATAACAGATTGTTTCTAAAACAAGAAACTCTTTGTCAAATATAGCTAGTTATAGACGCATATTGTTTTCATATTTGCTCACCTTGCACGTACTTCTTGCAGAGCGATCCGAATTTGTTACATGGTCAAGCTTTCTGCACACCGACAAGTTTCACATTGTCATGAGAGCATACGAAGAACCGAGAAGAAAATCAGATGTCACtgtataaatataatcaatacaAGCATTTAAATGGGACACAATTTACACAGCTTACATTTCAGATAAATTAGCACCACCTGCCACAGTCTCTTGTTCCTGAAACTTATCATGTATTATTGGTATTAAATCGGTGTTATAGAGGGACCGGTGTAAACATTCAAGTAGACGAAGGGGGAAGAGTAAAAAATCATGAAATCAAGCCAAGCGCTCACATCAACTGCTGACTTAACATCTCTAATTAATTCCCAGCGTTCTATTGAAAGATCCAAATCTTCTACATCTCCGTCGTCATAATTGACCTTGAAAAGGGAAAAATGGCAAACGAAACAATAGAAAGTCACAATCAATGTTGCAGCGTACAGCAATAAAAATGATATGAACAAAAATGTACAAGTGCTTATAAacaattaatgaaaaattaacaGAGTTTTGATAAGATTGGTAATAACCTAATCTTCTTACCTTGTGCTTCTTCTCGAAATAGTCAAAAGAAGCGATACTACCTTCATAAAACCTAGAAACACAAACTGGCACGTgagaaaatattcaaaaatataacaaaacataatttcacattgcaagaatttttttttttaaaggtgtCTGTGAACAGAAGGCATATAATCAGCTGCAAAACAAATGTCTACTAAATGTACCCACGTCTGATCTATCGGCCACCAAACCTTTATTCTGCTACCAACCAGCTTTTCAGCTTGCTTTCTTGCCGCCTAGGGAAAAAAATACAAGCAGAAGTGAATTTAATATGTAGAAGTGGATAAACAGGTAGATGAAGGGGGAAGGGAAGAGGGGAGCAAAAAAGGCACATTTACACATTCTTTGTGTtgcaaaaacatcaaaactctTGATATACTTAATATGTACATGGCAGCCCAATAAATGTTAATAACTCCATACCTTTTCTGAAGGAGAACACTTCCTCTTACGCTTTTTGGAAGTTTCACCATTGTTGCTCCGTTTTTTAGTAGAAGCAGAACGAAATCCACCATCACTTGGTTTATTTTCCTCTTCTGCACGTTTTAGTGAATCTGAAACTGGCATCAATTGTTCACCGTCACTTGGTTTGATTTCCTCTTCTGCACGTCTTTCTCTAGTCTGGAAGTCTTCAATAGTGTTGAGACTTTGAGAtgatgtgaaatgtgatccCTTAGACACCAAATGTTTACGAGGACGACCAATTCTTTTTTTGCTCTCTTTCCCTTGGCAGGGAGTTTTATCAGATTTTCCTTCAACGTTGATCCAAGTGTGATCATACCCTTCCTCTGGCTTCATCAGAGAATTTGGTTTACGCCCTCTTCTTCTAGTTGGAGGACTGAGGCTCTTTTGTGCAGCAAATGCACTGGTTCGATTTTCATGGGAAGGATTGTTTCTCACATCTATGTCGTTCTGGTTGACTTGGTCACTCCGAAATTGTGTATTGCAAGATGCATCTTGGCCAGAAACCTTGGCCAAATCCGAGGATGGAGTTTCTCTTGGGCAATCACTGCTAGATAACTTCTGAGCTGTGCCAACATCTCTAGGAGAAGCGGAATTTGGTGCAAGCTCTTTCTTATCCTGCCACGAGAAAAGAGTAAAAAATTGTCACTAttagttaaattttatttatgctttCGTCTCTCTCACGTGGGTTGCACAGAAGCTGCACACACTTGAGGAATCATGTTTTAAGACTTAAACCGCCAAACATAAATACAATTATTTCACATGAGACTTGGACATTGGAGAAACTCACCAAATTTTCGCTTTTGATTGCCTCCCGCCATGTTAATTCCACTATTTCAGCATAATCGTTGACGTTAATGCCCAAGGATTTCACAGCTCCAGGGATATACTGTTGCAGCTTAACATTGCTATTCCTAAAAACTCTCTCTCCCAGCACATAACAAACATTCAAAGGATTCTGCACCAAAGAATGCAACTTCAGTATCAATATATAGAGAGAACGATACAAAACACTAGAAAAAGCAATTACCTGGTTTTccttctttgcactagttaggAGGATACTTAGAAGATCCGTTGAGATTTCTTCACTGTCCTCTATTATCATTGTCATGATTGCCTCCATGAATGGTAATAGAGCATCAGCATTGTCGGGGCTGAGAACAGGCAAGAAAGATTCGTCAGTTTACGATCAGGAACAACAAAAATGGAAATCAATTCACTCCTAGACTGCCCAAATACAACTAGATCTCGGCACAGCCCACCACCCAAGGTGTCACCAACAAAAATGGAACTTCTTCTGCCTTGAAAACTAAAATAGTAATGGTTCTACGTATTGGCAAAGAAATCCAACATGTTGAAATAAAATAAGCTAACATTAAATAATTACCAAATGGAATTCAGAAATAGCTGAAACATCTCTAGAATCAACGCATCCAACTCAAGATCCAACATTAGCACACACAGCCTGTACTTAGCAAAAGTCTGAAGAATTGATGCAGCCTTTGAATAACAGCGATCCTCCACGTTTGCCAACTTCCTGAAGGCCATTATTGCAAGCTGAAAAAACTCCTGCATAATTGAACAAGAACGAGGGTGATTTTTAGTTGTGATCAAACTCCTCCGGTGAAAAGTGAATCACGCAGGCATGAATACTTcaggtttaaatatttttccaaCAAAACAGAAAGGAAATTTGAAAGATTAACAAAGTGTGTAATTGCCTCAATTGATTTATCATCACATGGTTGATCTGGAGCTGTTATTCTCAAAATCTCACTCATGCAGTATGTTGTTGAGGTTTGCACTTCCAGATCAGCATGTTGTAGAAGTCCATCAGCAAATAGTGCCTTGATTGAAGGTTGAAGTGCTTCATGAAAAGATCCCGATGGTTCTTGATATACATTAGAAAGAAGAAGCCCTAATCTCTGTAAATTAGAAACAAACCAGAAAATTGAACCACATAAGACAAATTTCTGGAACTCATAATTGCAACGAAGGATAGGATCAATCTGAATACTAACATCAGAAAATTGAACATTGGATGAATTGCTTCTTAGGTATGGTTTACTAAATAGCAATCCGTGGTCAACCAAGCTTTCAGTTCCTATATTCCTTGACCAAAAACACATGTTTTGCACTAATAACTACTTACTAGAACCGAAAATAACCTTTAACACATGACAAAGCAGGGCTGAAAGTGTACTTCCCAGTTATCCCTAACACAATGTTGAGGggttaaaaaatcaacataagGGTTTCCCACAGGACCAGCATATAATTGTAGAAGAAACAATACAAACCCTCATTTATGCAAAAGTTAAAACCAAGCCGGGGAACTCACTGTAGTTCCTTCATTTGCCCAATGAAGGGGCTCTACggttacattttcttaacagtCATGACTAAAAGGAGTTTTGATTGATAACACCCTATTTGCAAAACAATTAAGGACGTATAGAGATGCCACATAAAATCCTCCCAACTATGAAACATGTGTAATACATGGAACCTACAAGAAATTGTCCAACACCAAAATTTTGACATCACCATACCATAAGGCATGAGGACCTAAGTAATGGTGAAGTTAAGCGTTCCGGTTCATATCAAGCTCGAAATTCAAAAACACAAGACTTTTCACCCCCTTTCAATCAAGACCCCAAAGCAGCCTCAATGTTATATCCAAGCAACACCGTAAACAAATTGATCTCTTTAGGTTGTGTTCATATACACAAATAACATCACTATAACAGTAACACCCCCATTTACATATAAAAATGACACACAAATTGCTCCCAAACCAATCCTGCAAAAAATTATCCAACACTAAAATTTTGACATCAATATACCATAAGGCATAATGACCTAAGTAATGGTGAAGTTAAGCATACCGGTATTCATATCAAGCTCGAAATTCAAAAACACAACAGGCACAACATACAATCAATCCAAAACCAGAAACACACAACTTTTCACCCCCTTTCAATCAAGACCCCAAAGCAGCCTCAATGTTATATCCAAGCAACACCGTAAACAATTTGATCTCTTTAGGTTGTGTACATATACACAAATAACACCACTATAACAGTAACACCCCCATTTACATATAAAAATGACACACAAATTCCTCCCAAACTGAACCTGCAAAAAATTATCCAACACCAAATTTTGACATCAACATACCACAAGGACCTACGTAATCATGAAACTAAGCAT
It includes:
- the LOC116009799 gene encoding uncharacterized protein LOC116009799 isoform X1, whose translation is MTDVQSLFCMPSIFHSAKMAADGAASPAGFAEQELIKQLVDSGNELLQNPPASKEELLGKLERLGLLLSNVYQEPSGSFHEALQPSIKALFADGLLQHADLEVQTSTTYCMSEILRITAPDQPCDDKSIEEFFQLAIMAFRKLANVEDRCYSKAASILQTFAKYRLCVLMLDLELDALILEMFQLFLNSICPDNADALLPFMEAIMTMIIEDSEEISTDLLSILLTSAKKENQNPLNVCYVLGERVFRNSNVKLQQYIPGAVKSLGINVNDYAEIVELTWREAIKSENLDKKELAPNSASPRDVGTAQKLSSSDCPRETPSSDLAKVSGQDASCNTQFRSDQVNQNDIDVRNNPSHENRTSAFAAQKSLSPPTRRRGRKPNSLMKPEEGYDHTWINVEGKSDKTPCQGKESKKRIGRPRKHLVSKGSHFTSSQSLNTIEDFQTRERRAEEEIKPSDGEQLMPVSDSLKRAEEENKPSDGGFRSASTKKRSNNGETSKKRKRKCSPSEKAARKQAEKLVGSRIKVWWPIDQTFYEGSIASFDYFEKKHKVNYDDGDVEDLDLSIERWELIRDVKSAVDFQEQETVAGGANLSEIKLDHVTNSDRSARSTCKARDGAELPVVKPEVEQRKVSRSNSAPSTSERAQDASVELPVVKQEVEKRKVIRIKPTHQRVRNAAAELPVGEEGEKPKNKRRRTKKATPRFPVLDSEKVNVKGYQVKASAAPILEEIFEKHGDIAANCPYPSRGFRASVFEVICDVIRELRTNDWGTIVSMVGQMRTEVSDTAAAAHLEVSWLKQILDDISTEDDGQLASVIRNTALVSKAARKDLTQRKAELVIAERSYEEAKRQLERAEQSKRTAERAVEVLESVKKKAQNDMELNFNKRNDLQNRFFTLQ
- the LOC116009799 gene encoding uncharacterized protein LOC116009799 isoform X2: MTDVQSLFCMPSIFHSAKMAADGAASPAGFAEQELIKQLVDSGNELLQNPPASKEELLGKLERLGLLLSNVYQEPSGSFHEALQPSIKALFADGLLQHADLEVQTSTTYCMSEILRITAPDQPCDDKSIEEFFQLAIMAFRKLANVEDRCYSKAASILQTFAKYRLCVLMLDLELDALILEMFQLFLNSICPDNADALLPFMEAIMTMIIEDSEEISTDLLSILLTSAKKENQNPLNVCYVLGERVFRNSNVKLQQYIPGAVKSLGINVNDYAEIVELTWREAIKSENLDKKELAPNSASPRDVGTAQKLSSSDCPRETPSSDLAKVSGQDASCNTQFRSDQVNQNDIDVRNNPSHENRTSAFAAQKSLSPPTRRRGRKPNSLMKPEEGYDHTWINVEGKSDKTPCQGKESKKRIGRPRKHLVSKGSHFTSSQSLNTIEDFQTRERRAEEEIKPSDGEQLMPVSDSLKRAEEENKPSDGGFRSASTKKRSNNGETSKKRKRKCSPSEKAARKQAEKLVGSRIKVWWPIDQTFYEGSIASFDYFEKKHKVNYDDGDVEDLDLSIERWELIRDVKSAVDEQETVAGGANLSEIKLDHVTNSDRSARSTCKARDGAELPVVKPEVEQRKVSRSNSAPSTSERAQDASVELPVVKQEVEKRKVIRIKPTHQRVRNAAAELPVGEEGEKPKNKRRRTKKATPRFPVLDSEKVNVKGYQVKASAAPILEEIFEKHGDIAANCPYPSRGFRASVFEVICDVIRELRTNDWGTIVSMVGQMRTEVSDTAAAAHLEVSWLKQILDDISTEDDGQLASVIRNTALVSKAARKDLTQRKAELVIAERSYEEAKRQLERAEQSKRTAERAVEVLESVKKKAQNDMELNFNKRNDLQNRFFTLQ
- the LOC116009799 gene encoding uncharacterized protein LOC116009799 isoform X3 gives rise to the protein MTDVQSLFCMPSIFHSAKMAADGAASPAGFAEQELIKQLVDSGNELLQNPPASKEELLGKLERLGLLLSNVYQEPSGSFHEALQPSIKALFADGLLQHADLEVQTSTTYCMSEILRITAPDQPCDDKSIEEFFQLAIMAFRKLANVEDRCYSKAASILQTFAKYRLCVLMLDLELDALILEMFQLFLNSICPDNADALLPFMEAIMTMIIEDSEEISTDLLSILLTSAKKENQNPLNVCYVLGERVFRNSNVKLQQYIPGAVKSLGINVNDYAEIVELTWREAIKSENLDKKELAPNSASPRDVGTAQKLSSSDCPRETPSSDLAKVSGQDASCNTQFRSDQVNQNDIDVRNNPSHENRTSAFAAQKSLSPPTRRRGRKPNSLMKPEEGYDHTWINVEGKSDKTPCQGKESKKRIGRPRKHLVSKGSHFTSSQSLNTIEDFQTRERRAEEEIKPSDGEQLMPVSDSLKRAEEENKPSDGGFRSASTKKRSNNGETSKKRKRKCSPSEKAARKQAEKLVGSRIKVWWPIDQTFYEGSIASFDYFEKKHKVNYDDGDVEDLDLSIERWELIRDVKSAVDEQETVAGGANLSEIKLDHVTNSDRSARSTCKAQDASVELPVVKQEVEKRKVIRIKPTHQRVRNAAAELPVGEEGEKPKNKRRRTKKATPRFPVLDSEKVNVKGYQVKASAAPILEEIFEKHGDIAANCPYPSRGFRASVFEVICDVIRELRTNDWGTIVSMVGQMRTEVSDTAAAAHLEVSWLKQILDDISTEDDGQLASVIRNTALVSKAARKDLTQRKAELVIAERSYEEAKRQLERAEQSKRTAERAVEVLESVKKKAQNDMELNFNKRNDLQNRFFTLQ